The window GTCACCAGGCCCGCGTGCAGCGGTTGGTAGCCACGGACGTCCTGCAGGTAGATGGTGTTGAGCAGCAGCGAGCCGCCGAGCGCCCCCAGCGCGCACACCGCGGTCAGCGTCGCCCCCGAGAACGACGCGACGCGGAACAGGCGGACGTCCAGCAGCGGTTCCTCGCGGCGGGACTCGTAGCGCACCAGCAGCGCCACCGCGACGCCGGCGCCGGCGAGCAGGCCGAGGGTCCTGGCGGACGTCCAGCCGGCCTCGGGCGCGGCGATGAGTGAATACGTCAGCGTGGCGAGAATGAAGATCACTAGTACCTGGCCGACCGCGTCCAGCCGCCGTGGCCGCGACGCGCGTGACTCCGGCACGTACAGCTGGGCCAGGGTCAGGGCGATCAAACCAATCGGGATGTTGATCCAGAAGATCGAACGCCAGCCGACCCACTCGACCAGAACACCGCCCAGTACCGGGCCGAGTGCCATGCTGATGCCGACGACAGCACCCCAGACGCCGATGGCCCGCGCCCGCTCGCGCGGGTCGGTGAACGTGTTCGTGATGATCGACATCGCCACCGGGTTGAGCATCGAGCCGCCGACGGCCTGCACCATCCGGAACGCCACCAGCCAGTGCAGGCTGGGCGCGATGCTGCACAGCAGGGAGCCGAGGGTGAACAGCGCGAGACCGGCCTGGAAGATCCGGCGGCGGCCGAGCCGGTCCCCCATCGAGCCGGCGAGCATGAGCAGGCTCGCCAGCACGATGGTGTAGCCGTCGATGGACCACTGCAGGCCGGCGGGGGACGCGTCGAAGTCACGCCGCAGCGAGGGCAGCGCGATGTTCACGATCGTGTTGTCGAGCCCGACGATGAGCAGGCTCATCGAACAGATCCCGAGCACGGCGAACCTTCGGTTCCTGGTCAGTTCGACTTCGACCATCGGACGGATCACCTCCGGGGCGGATGTCGGCTCTGCACCCCTTGCGGCGCCGGGGGC is drawn from Parafrankia irregularis and contains these coding sequences:
- a CDS encoding MFS transporter; protein product: MVEVELTRNRRFAVLGICSMSLLIVGLDNTIVNIALPSLRRDFDASPAGLQWSIDGYTIVLASLLMLAGSMGDRLGRRRIFQAGLALFTLGSLLCSIAPSLHWLVAFRMVQAVGGSMLNPVAMSIITNTFTDPRERARAIGVWGAVVGISMALGPVLGGVLVEWVGWRSIFWINIPIGLIALTLAQLYVPESRASRPRRLDAVGQVLVIFILATLTYSLIAAPEAGWTSARTLGLLAGAGVAVALLVRYESRREEPLLDVRLFRVASFSGATLTAVCALGALGGSLLLNTIYLQDVRGYQPLHAGLVTLPMAAGIIIGAPLSGRAVARFGPRPSLLAAGVGLTLGSLAMVGFDAGSSTGQLLIAYTVFGAGFGLVNAPITNTAVSGMPVEQAGVAAAVASTSRQVGQSLGVALVGSVAAVTVTAAAGGAGGGGESTTMIDAMSPAGRWVVVAASAATLVLGLTTAPRRRRVADAVASAAPAASAASAAPAVSVVSAVSMGAAVPPASPGVAKAGGDAVDGQQQAAAQAGIRVVAGGPGAGQQ